TAGCGAAAAATGTGGTAGTTGAAACACCGATTCATTTGCTGTTTCTATCTACTTTTAGCGATCGCCCGACTCTCTCTCAGCCACGCTGTTTGGTTGTCGCGGAACCGAACTCTCAAGTAACTCTGATAGAAGATTATCTGCCAGTCGGTGATTGGTGTGCAGATAAAACTCATCCGTATTTAATCAATACGGTTACAGAGATTTGGGTAGAAGAAAACGCTGAAGTTCGCCACAACCGGATTCAACGAGATAGTGGCGCAGCGTTTCATATTGGCAAGAGTGCGATCGCTCAATCCCGCAACAGCCGCTACACTTGCAATGCAGTCAGTTTGGGTGGCAAAATATCCCGCCACAACTTAGAAATTTATCAGTTGGGCGAACAAACTGAAACCACCCTCAATGGTTTAACCATGATCTCTGGGGAACAGATTGGCGATACTCACAGCGCGATTATTCTCAACCATCCCCACAGCACAACTCGTCAATTACAAAAGTGTATTGTGGCTGACAAGGCTCATTCCGTATTTAACGGTAAAGTCTTAGTTGCCAAAGCAGCACAATTGACGGATGCGGGACAATTAAATCGTAACTTGCTGTTGTCGCCTAAAGCGAGAGTCGATACCAAACCCCAACTGGAAATCATTGCCGATAACGTGAAATGTACTCACGGTGCCACGGTAAGTCAGTTGGATGATGAGGAAGTCTTTTACCTGCAAAGTCGTGGTTTAGACAAGGTGAGTGCTAACAACTTGTTAGTTGACGCTTTTGCGATAGAAATTATCAACCAGATTCCTATCGCATCTCTGCAAACAAGTCTCTCTCGATGTGTCGCTTGTAGAACCCTCGAATAGTCTGGAATAGGTAATCGGTAATAAGTAATGTAATTTTGAAGAAATAACTTTTACCAGTTACCAATTACCAATTATCAATTACCCATTACCTTTTTACCCATGACTCTTACCAAAGATAGAACACTCGCCGATAAAGTCCGTGCAGATTTCCCAATTCTGCACCAAGAAGTCAACGGCAAACCCCTAGTTTATCTAGACAATGCCGCCACATCCCAAAAACCTCTAGCGGTGCTAAACGCCATTCGGGATTACTATGAGCAGTACAATTCAAACGTACACCGGGGCGTTCACACCCTTAGCGCCAAAGCCACAGACGCCTACGAAGGTGCTAGAGACAAAGTTGCTGCTTTCGTAAATGCTGCTTCGCGCCAGGAAATTATCTACACCCGCAATGCGTCAGAAGCGATTAACCTAATCGCTTACAGTTGGGGAATGAACAATTTGCAGCGAGAGGATGAAATCATCCTCTCCGTAATGGAACACCATAGCAATCTAATTCCTTGGCAGTTCGTGGCGCAAAGAACAGGCGCGGTGCTGAAGTTTGTAGAACTAACGCCAGACGGAATTTTTGATTTAGAACACTTCAAATCTCTAATTTCCGACAAAACCAAACTGGTTAGCACCGTTTATGTTTCTAACACATTGGGATGTATTAACCCAGTTAAATCGATAACCGAAATCGCTCACAAATACGGTGCCAAAGTCTTAATTGACGCTTGCCAAGCTGCACCTCACATGGTGTTAGACGTGCAAGCGGTAGACTGCGATTGGCTAGTCGCCTCCGGTCACAAAATGTGCGCCCCAACTGGGATTGGCTTCCTCTACGGTAAGCTAGACCTACTGCGTTCCATGCCTCCCTTCTTAGGTGGTGGGGAGATGATCGCCGATGTATTTCTCGACCATGCTACTTATGCAGATTTACCGCATAAGTTTGAAGCCGGAACGCCATCAATTGGGGAAGCGATCGCGCTTGGTGCAGCGGTAGATTATCTTAGTGCCATTGGTATGCACAATATCCATACCTACGAAGCCGAATTAACAGCTTATCTCTTCCAACAGTTGCAGCAAATCCCAGAAATCAAAACTTATGGGCCACAACCCACCAGCACCGGAGAAGGTAGAGCCGCACTCGCTGCATTCACCGCTGGAGATGTCCACCCTCACGACTTATCCACCATTTTAGATCAAGCTGGCATCGCCATTCGCGCCGGACACCACTGCACCCAACCTCTACACCGTTACTTAAAAGTACAATCTACTGCACGGGCAAGTTTGTATTTCTACAACACCCGCGAAGAGATTGACGTTTTCATCGCATCTTTGAAGGAAGCTGTCGAATTTTTTGGCAGTATTTTCGGCTAAGTCAACTTAAGCCCTGGCGAATGTAATTCGCGGCTACACAAACTAAGTCCGCCTGTGCGGACTTAAAAAACTCAAAGTTTTGAAACCTGCGTAGGCAGGTTAAATTTTGTGTAGCTGCGGTTTCATCTGCCCCTTGTAAGTAATCGAGATTGATTTAATTGAATACTATATTAATAAAATAGATACAATTTTTGGTGCTTTATCTAGTATTCTTGTTGAGTAATTAGTTTCGCTGGATATAAGCTATTTTCAAATTTTTGGAAGGCATTTTAAATTTAAAGTAAGGTGGTCAACTTCAATCGTACTAGCAATTAGTATTAACTACAATCGAATCTTTGGTTTCTAGTTGATTTTCCCATTGAATAAAATATTATTTAACGTTTAAAACTTGGCTTCTATAAAAATTGTATTGTCAATCCTGGCTTCTGTGAAATCAGTATTTTGGAGTTTTGCTTGAGTAAAATTGGCATCAGTTAAATCTGCGCCGCTAAAGCTTGTGTGGCTTGTAGCAAAGGTGATGGCATAGCCACACAGAAAGCCTATAGGCACTAAGATTACAGAAGTCACATAATAATCATCCAAATTAAAATGGAATAAGCCCCCAATGAAAAGGGCGATAACAAAACTTATCAACGGTACAAGTGTAGTAATTCTCCCTAATTTTATGGGAATAACTCCAAATAGGGTATGCAGGAAGACAAAAAATAGATAAAATAGATGGTCGAATCCATTCAAACCAGCATTTTTAAATGCTACTATCATTGAAAATAACATTAATAGCAATTTTAATCTTTGCGTTGGATCGGTTATGAATAAGTTAACTAATGTTAAAATAGTTAATAGTATGATGACGGGAATCGCTATTAATACAAATAATTCAATTATAAAAATTATTCCTGACGCATATTCATATAATTTTGGAATTTCAAAGAAAATCCCTAAACACCCACCTAATAAAGCCGCGATCGCGCTGATGTTTAACAATTTAATCCTATCTGGACGGCTTGCTTTGACTGTTGAAACGGCGCTGGCTCCAGCGAGAATTCCAATTAGAGCAGCAAGCTTTCCTATATACACGTCACCCTCCAAAAATAAAGGAATAAACCTTTCTGAGTAGGGGTCATCTAAAATATTCTCTACTTTATTTAAGGTAACTGAACTAAGCGCCAGAGCCAGGATAGCAGTACCCAGCCCAAATTGCGTCAGGGTCCCTATCCTAATTGCTCTTTTTGCACTAATCTTGCTAATAGAAGTTTTAGCTAAAATTCTTGCCCCTAGAACAACCCCAGGTAGGATTAACATTGCTCCTAAAGATACCGTTAACAGCTCCGCTACATCTGCGATGGCTTGACCAGTAACCGCAGCATTTGTTGTGATTTTATTCACTAAACTATCTAAAATAGTAGCCGCAACCAGTAGAATAACGCCTAAGAGCAAGATTAACCAAGGCGATCGCAGTCCTCCTTTAACGCGGCTGAAATTAGCACCTGTGAGAATAGCGTTGCTGAAATCTGCACCTCGGATATCAGCATTGCTGAAGTTTACACCTCTAAGGTCTTGACCTATAAAACAGCGTCCTCGGAGGTTTTGACCAGAGAAATTTTGAGCCATGAAGCGCAGTGGAACATACTTGTTATCGGTTCAGTTGTAGCACGTTTGTGAATTCTGCTTTGATAGTAGCGATCGCCCTCCGAACTCACCACAATATAAGTATTGTGCGATCGCTTCTTAGTTTCAGACTAGGGAGTGATTACAGCTTCCTCCTGAACTTGACACAATCGCTACAAAGGGCTAGCAGGTCTGGTGGAGCGAAGGGAAGGGGAATGGTTATTAAATCTTGGATGGTGATTGGGGGCGTGACTCTTTTAGTGGCGATGGGGAGTAACATCATTACGCCAAATGATGTTAAGTGGTTCAAACGCCTGCAACGACCCAGGTGGATAACTTTTGAGCCATTAATTCCACTCATCTGGACAGTCGTTTTTATTTGCGGTGGTTGGTCAGCATATATCGTTTGGGAACGCACCAAAAATTGGGGACTAATGGCGTTCTATCTTTTAGTAGAAATTGCAATTGTCGCCTACAACCCAATGATGTTGAGGTTACGCAGTCTCAAAGTTGGCACGCTTATTGGCGCAATTGGTTCCGTTTTAGGTCTAATTCTGGCACTAACAGTCTTACCAATTTCCGGCTGGGCGTCTCTGTTGCTAGTTCCCTATGTGTTATGGAGTCCGGTTGGAACTTTTACCACCTGGAAAATGATGCAGCTTAATCCTGACGATGCTTAGAGACGCGGACGACCCCTCCTGACCGCTTCTTGCTAGGTTGCGATGAATAGTACCAACGCAAGGGTTTAACTTATGTCGAAGCAAGGACGCCCTGGGGCTAAGGCGGCGTAAAGCAGCTTATAGGGCAACACTTAATCCTTCCTTCTTGCTTGTCTTCCCTCACTAGCGGGGAATAGAGGAAGGTACGGGGAGGGAGAAATCCTACTTTCCCCGTTAATGAGGGATTTAAGGTGAATGCAGCACCTGTTCATAACGAGATCCGGCGCTTTCCCAGGTGTATTCTGTTTCGATGAGCGATCGCGCATTTTTCGATAACTGCTCTCTAAGATTCGCATCTTCAAACAACTTAGCGATCGCATCCACATACTCTTCCATCCGATTAGCCCGTAACGCGCGTAACGGCACGCTTTCCCCGTCCACCGCTAATCCTTCCAAACCGCGATCGCTGCCCACTACGGGCACCCCAGCTGCCATTGCCTCCAACGTTTTATTTTTGATCCCAAATCCTGTCCGCATCGGCACCACGCAGACGCAAGACTTGTGCAAATACTCTGCCATTGAAGGTACACGCCCCGTAACCGTAATCCCAGGACGCTTCCCTAAATCTACAACTTCCGTTCCAGGACGAGCGCCCACCAATTCCAGCGTCGCATCCGGATATCGCTTCTGAACCTCCGGGAACACCTCCAAACTAAAAAAGCGCACCGCATCAATATTCGGCGTGTTATCCATCGCCCCAACAAAAATTAATCGGTGTCCTCCCGGATCGGCAGAACGCATGGGAAACTGAGTAAAATCTACCCCATTCGGAATCACCTGAATTTGGGCGTTGGGATTAAATTCCTGAATTTGTTGCTTATCTTCCTCCGTCGTCACCACAATTGCCGAAAATTTAGAACAGTAGCGCTGCTCATAGCGGCGCAACAGCGGCAAATTCAGCTTGTCTCGTAATGGCTTCTCAGATGTCCCCGTTTCTAGCTGGTTCTTACACGTCCCGTAGACAGAACTATGAATATTTACCAGCGTCCGCAGCGCTGAGGTTTTCCCATCCTTGCGCCGCCACTCAGGGCGCACATAGATTTCATTCACGCAATGTTCGCAAGTAATCGCCTCAAACTTGCCAGCAGCAACTGCTTCATCCACCCATTTCTGAATCTCTGGCGAGTAGAGAGACAGCACGCTGGGGGGTGTTCCCTCCTGCAAAAACGTACTGAAGCGCCGCAGTTTCCCCAACACTCCTCCTTGAGAATTTTCCCGTGGACGAGAAAAAACCACCAACTCGTCCACCCACTCTTGTAGTCCTTTTATTTCTTCGTCCGTAACATCTCCACTGCGCTGCGTAATTAGAGTAATTGCATGGCTAGACTTGAGATACTTGAGTAAATTAAACGTCCTTACTTGCGTTCCCCCCCGTGTTGGCGGATAGGGAAAGGTGGAAGAGAGCATTAAAATCTTCATCGTAGACTGAGCGTTTGGTTAGATTTTACGGAGAGGGATAATATCGATACTATAGACTTTCGCCTCCTACTAGACTGGCCAGAGCGTGTCTCTACTGCGTAAAAATAATCAGTAACAACTTCAGCTTATGCCCAAAGTTAGCATTTCCATCCCCACCTACAATCGAGCTAATTTGTTGCCTTATGCAGTAAATAGCGTACTGGCTCAAACTTATACAGATTTTGAACTAATCATCTGTGACGATGGTTCTACTGATGACACCCCAGAAGTCGTGAGTCAATGGAACGATCCGAGAATTCGCTATATCCGGCACCCGGTTAATATTAAGCGCAGCCGAAATATGCGTTCT
This genomic window from Coleofasciculus sp. FACHB-T130 contains:
- the sufD gene encoding Fe-S cluster assembly protein SufD; translated protein: MTIQVTSIPNPEEVGLKSAAANRDAKLVELLNLSRSQELQVLDPEMVGWLQELRDRAASWLPLLKFPTTRDEEWRNTDISPLLKLSFQAAKSADVPQSAIEGLTLAEAAESRLVFVNGVYAPALSSVSNLPDGIFAGNLAQLPITYRTRIGNYFAQQKGFDEVFTALNTAGLTDAAVVWVAKNVVVETPIHLLFLSTFSDRPTLSQPRCLVVAEPNSQVTLIEDYLPVGDWCADKTHPYLINTVTEIWVEENAEVRHNRIQRDSGAAFHIGKSAIAQSRNSRYTCNAVSLGGKISRHNLEIYQLGEQTETTLNGLTMISGEQIGDTHSAIILNHPHSTTRQLQKCIVADKAHSVFNGKVLVAKAAQLTDAGQLNRNLLLSPKARVDTKPQLEIIADNVKCTHGATVSQLDDEEVFYLQSRGLDKVSANNLLVDAFAIEIINQIPIASLQTSLSRCVACRTLE
- a CDS encoding SufS family cysteine desulfurase, with the translated sequence MTLTKDRTLADKVRADFPILHQEVNGKPLVYLDNAATSQKPLAVLNAIRDYYEQYNSNVHRGVHTLSAKATDAYEGARDKVAAFVNAASRQEIIYTRNASEAINLIAYSWGMNNLQREDEIILSVMEHHSNLIPWQFVAQRTGAVLKFVELTPDGIFDLEHFKSLISDKTKLVSTVYVSNTLGCINPVKSITEIAHKYGAKVLIDACQAAPHMVLDVQAVDCDWLVASGHKMCAPTGIGFLYGKLDLLRSMPPFLGGGEMIADVFLDHATYADLPHKFEAGTPSIGEAIALGAAVDYLSAIGMHNIHTYEAELTAYLFQQLQQIPEIKTYGPQPTSTGEGRAALAAFTAGDVHPHDLSTILDQAGIAIRAGHHCTQPLHRYLKVQSTARASLYFYNTREEIDVFIASLKEAVEFFGSIFG
- a CDS encoding pentapeptide repeat-containing protein; the protein is MAQNFSGQNLRGRCFIGQDLRGVNFSNADIRGADFSNAILTGANFSRVKGGLRSPWLILLLGVILLVAATILDSLVNKITTNAAVTGQAIADVAELLTVSLGAMLILPGVVLGARILAKTSISKISAKRAIRIGTLTQFGLGTAILALALSSVTLNKVENILDDPYSERFIPLFLEGDVYIGKLAALIGILAGASAVSTVKASRPDRIKLLNISAIAALLGGCLGIFFEIPKLYEYASGIIFIIELFVLIAIPVIILLTILTLVNLFITDPTQRLKLLLMLFSMIVAFKNAGLNGFDHLFYLFFVFLHTLFGVIPIKLGRITTLVPLISFVIALFIGGLFHFNLDDYYVTSVILVPIGFLCGYAITFATSHTSFSGADLTDANFTQAKLQNTDFTEARIDNTIFIEAKF
- a CDS encoding TspO/MBR family protein: MVIKSWMVIGGVTLLVAMGSNIITPNDVKWFKRLQRPRWITFEPLIPLIWTVVFICGGWSAYIVWERTKNWGLMAFYLLVEIAIVAYNPMMLRLRSLKVGTLIGAIGSVLGLILALTVLPISGWASLLLVPYVLWSPVGTFTTWKMMQLNPDDA
- a CDS encoding glycosyltransferase family 4 protein — its product is MKILMLSSTFPYPPTRGGTQVRTFNLLKYLKSSHAITLITQRSGDVTDEEIKGLQEWVDELVVFSRPRENSQGGVLGKLRRFSTFLQEGTPPSVLSLYSPEIQKWVDEAVAAGKFEAITCEHCVNEIYVRPEWRRKDGKTSALRTLVNIHSSVYGTCKNQLETGTSEKPLRDKLNLPLLRRYEQRYCSKFSAIVVTTEEDKQQIQEFNPNAQIQVIPNGVDFTQFPMRSADPGGHRLIFVGAMDNTPNIDAVRFFSLEVFPEVQKRYPDATLELVGARPGTEVVDLGKRPGITVTGRVPSMAEYLHKSCVCVVPMRTGFGIKNKTLEAMAAGVPVVGSDRGLEGLAVDGESVPLRALRANRMEEYVDAIAKLFEDANLREQLSKNARSLIETEYTWESAGSRYEQVLHSP